From the Cryptomeria japonica chromosome 2, Sugi_1.0, whole genome shotgun sequence genome, one window contains:
- the LOC131054248 gene encoding uncharacterized protein LOC131054248: MNLQLSCSSEVNAASERLHQRISPEKRKLRAIAPLKASEAIDTNVVDLSSGKYILPDQQELAMDQNYQPPEILKAERETNSSEEDVADILVKLKLSSSEANAASARLDQMISPEKRKLTATIPLKASQAISTNVVDLSLVKYVLPDQQEPPYFVTLLHILGVKDDISAVADAYMRFDKQVLTSIHNKASIYLTHPEIGKILQMHDSPEQKYEGSHEATEAADELVPVSLKDLKAGKLNECAVLYGELCVKPFKFGRIYTLLQEIGTGNAVALSIVSEDASSIDQNFERENYPQGKKIAVKEPMLVRGEVGLLFINVNNPSSIETVESFPPSADGNVAVDEENFKKWMDTILNEAHHSENWDKLMRNCTKGLLMYSKGMGINNFPITEIYAARWHAEIATGRYGEAMLDAEAICELRPSCSDGIKIKIRSLASLGRFQDLHRLLQSARANNAFRDEDIKEFTNIYRTCGSRYFDIGIARLNEQKPSLFRPDGDLIGPVEIQKTRNGNGRGLFATEDIKTGDCLLISKALAISLKAMDDPMKNGLFENVKNVLNSCGDNILKLFLSHASRKLVAKMGDFFNPSAEEKCCKATARVREDFEALPDKDRRIGHIIEGIAFDDASVAALQEKGESFVIFNPHPIRLYYGVWMLPSFINHSCSPNSTRINQGEIIRIHATRSIKEGQEITIPYFNVLLPYPFRQKLCNSFRFGCVCKCKRCEVERKIIGAEPKAEALCESYSSACNAKIEERPARLDKFVNRVENCLTVLRKGKLVGDKDGEDWFRSSFMAAYLGRITCRKKKAVKTSSDKEEEILLRAAHSIIETCPGDIQNLIFCHSCVSFWKGLADEKYARQAYSLKEEAIISVYGNSL; the protein is encoded by the coding sequence ATGAATTTACAGCTGAGCTGCTCGTCTGAGGTCAATGCTGCTTCTGAAAGACTCCATCAAAGGATTTCACCTGAAAAGAGAAAACTAAGAGCAATTGCACCTCTGAAAGCCTCAGAGGCTATTGACACTAATGTGGTAGATCTGTCTTCAGGAAAATACATACTGCCAGATCAACAGGAACTGGCTATGGATCAAAATTATCAACCACCAGAGATTTTAAAAGCTGAAAGAGAGACAAATTCTTCAGAAGAAGATGTTGCGGATATTCTAGTGAAATTAAAGCTCAGCTCGTCTGAGGCCAATGCTGCTTCTGCACGACTCGACCAAATGATTTCACCTGAAAAGAGAAAACTAACAGCAACTATACCTCTGAAAGCATCACAGGCTATTAGCACAAATGTGGTAGATCTGTCTTTAGTAAAATACGTACTACCAGATCAACAGGAACCCCCGTATTTTGTGACGCTTCTTCACATTCTTGGAGTGAAGGATGATATATCAGCTGTTGCAGATGCATATATGAGATTTGATAAGCAGGTTTTAACTTCAATTCATAACAAAGCTAGCATATATCTTACACATCCTGAAATAGGAAAGATTCTTCAAATGCATGACTCCCCTGAACAAAAATATGAAGGCAGTCACGAAGCCACAGAAGCTGCAGATGAACTTGTTCCAGTTAGCCTAAAGGATTTGAAAGCCGGCAAGCTGAATGAGTGTGCTGTGTTGTATGGAGAGCTTTGTGTTAAGCCCTTCAAATTTGGGAGAATCTATACTCTGCTCCAGGAGATTGGCACTGGGAATGCAGTGGCTCTTTCCATTGTTTCAGAGGATGCCTCATCTATTGATCAAAATTTCGAAAGAGAGAATTATCCTCAAGGCAAGAAAATTGCTGTCAAGGAGCCCATGCTTGTTCGAGGCGAAGTCGGTCTCCTATTTATAAATGTAAACAATCCTTCGTCAATTGAAACGGTAGAGAGTTTTCCTCCCTCTGCAGATGGAAATGTTGCAGTCGATGAAGAAAATTTCAAGAAATGGATGGATACCATATTGAATGAGGCACATCACTCAGAAAATTGGGACAAACTCATGCGAAATTGTACAAAGGGACTATTGATGTACTCAAAGGGAATGGGGATCAACAACTTCCCCATTACTGAAATATACGCTGCAAGATGGCACGCGGAAATAGCAACTGGGCGGTATGGTGAAGCAATGCTTGATGCAGAGGCCATTTGTGAGCTCCGTCCTTCTTGCAGCGATGGAATTAAGATCAAGATTCGATCACTGGCATCCTTAGGGAGATTTCAGGACCTCCATCGTTTACTTCAATCTGCGCGTGCCAATAATGCTTTCAGAGACGAGGACATCAAAGAATTCACTAACATCTATCGCACATGTGGCTCTCGGTATTTTGACATTGGTATCGCAAGATTAAATGAGCAAAAGCCATCTTTGTTCAGACCAGATGGAGATTTAATCGGTCCGGTGGAAATCCAAAAGACAAGAAATGGGAATGGCAGGGGTTTGTTCGCCACCGAAGATATTAAGACAGGTGACTGCTTGTTGATCAGCAAGGCCTTGGCCATCTCTCTCAAAGCTATGGACGACCCCATGAAAAATGGGCTGTTTGAAAATGTGAAAAATGTTCTGAATTCATGTGGGGATAACATTTTAAAACTCTTTCTTTCTCATGCCAGTCGCAAACTGGTTGCCAAAATGGGGGATTTCTTCAACCCGTCTGCCGAAGAGAAGTGCTGCAAAGCTACAGCTCGAGTTCGGGAAGATTTTGAAGCCCTTCCAGATAAAGACCGTAGAATCGGTCACATAATAGAAGGGATTGCTTTCGACGACGCCTCTGTAGCTGCACTTCAAGAAAAGGGCGAGTCATTTGTCATCTTCAATCCACATCCAATTAGGCTTTATTATGGAGTGTGGATGCTTCCGTCATTTATAAACCATTCATGCTCACCCAACTCAACAAGAATCAATCAAGGGGAAATCATCAGAATTCATGCAACAAGATCTATTAAAGAGGGACAAGAAATCACCATTCCCTATTTTAATGTTCTGCTTCCCTATCCTTTTCGACAGAAACTTTGCAATAGTTTTAGGTTTGGGTGTGTCTGCAAGTGCAAACGATGTGAGGTGGAAAGAAAGATAATAGGAGCTGAACCAAAAGCCGAGGCACTTTGCGAGAGCTACTCCTCAGCGTGCAATGCAAAGATCGAAGAAAGGCCTGCCCGACTCGACAAGTTTGTCAATCGAGTGGAAAATTGTTTGACAGTATTGAGAAAGGGGAAACTTGTTGGGGATAAAGATGGTGAGGATTGGTTTCGATCTTCTTTTATGGCTGCCTATTTGGGGCGTATTACTTGCAGAAAAAAGAAAGCTGTAAAGACATCGTCAGACAAAGAGGAGGAAATTTTATTGAGAGCAGCGCATTCCATAATTGAAACTTGCCCTGGGGACATTCAGAATCTAATATTTTGCCACAGTTGTGTCAGCTTTTGGAAAGGTTTGGCAGATGAGAAATATGCAAGACAGGCATACAGTCTGAAGGAGGAGGCAATCATTTCAGTATACGGGAACTCCTTATAA
- the LOC131054294 gene encoding uncharacterized protein LOC131054294, with amino-acid sequence MVQETSSDSSSDKADRPSGELTQPKDYEKLLTILWPGIEISVMLEAYKNFDSELLTSIHNKARLYLTHPQIGKVLLMHETPEQDDEGSHEATESLDELVPVKIKDLEIGKWNEYCVIYGVLCVKPFKFGRIYTLLEEVDTGNAVALSIVSSDPSSIHQGFAGDKYPQGMKIAVKEPVLVRSEGGIVFIVLRNSWCIEAVHRLPDPQIDERKINEWIIRGNASWQAKDWEKCRRFNTKTLLCVSRSENEYPKNFRLLYNQRWSANIMLGRYTEALQDAEWICRNSGPSESNGIQFKIQSLLSVGRYKDAFRFFQISCASLKEKEQIFTRTYRKWSLKYAYGHEFVPDGGFIGPVEIRMTSNGSGRGLFATEDVQTGETLLLSEPLAVSRKALQDPIRNGLIQNVKNALVSNGEKTLQIFLSHGSCKQIPNMLDFFQEKSPKPSEKLREKLAGKDDEIRQIIERIALDDRSLDLMTEKQEDSAMWNLVPERLYYGVWLLPSFINHSCVPNAARKTDKEIMSIHATKRIQKGEEITIPYFEVLVPFPYRQKYCKAFGFDCICKRCELEKRFLDFESKGCKSKIIYDNYSNACKSKIQDRPIQLEKLVNQVEKYLCVLRQRQSIELGENGEAWIRSSFMATYLARISCRRKRVAVKAPSKTEEETLFTVARAIRETCPGDVDYLTFCESLRFIYSNKRLYTESRSSMETKMALVECSESAGELMKEAFLSVFAQQLEDYEGPDGTVVDDNS; translated from the coding sequence ATGGTTCAAGAAACATCATCAGACAGCAGCTCTGATAAGGCAGATCGGCCTTCTGGAGAGCTTACACAGCCCAAAGATTATGAAAAGCTTCTCACCATTCTTTGGCCAGGCATTGAAATATCTGTTATGTTAGAGGCATACAAGAATTTTGACAGTGAGCTCTTGACTTCAATCCACAACAAAGCTCGCTTATACCTGACACATCCTCAAATTGGAAAAGTTTTGCTCATGCATGAAACTCCTGAACAGGATGACGAAGGTTCTCATGAAGCCACTGAATCTTTGGATGAACTTGTCCCGGTTAAGATCAAGGATTTGGAAATCGGGAAGTGGAATGAATATTGTGTGATTTATGGCGTACTGTGTGTTAAGCCCTTCAAATTTGGAAGAATCTACACTCTGCTGGAGGAGGTGGATACTGGTAATGCAGTGGCTCTTTCTATTGTTTCTTCCGATCCGTCATCTATTCATCAAGGGTTTGCAGGAGATAAATATCCTCAGGGTATGAAAATCGCTGTCAAGGAGCCTGTGCTTGTTCGATCGGAGGGTGGGATCGTATTCATTGTCCTTCGGAATTCCTGGTGCATTGAAGCTGTACACAGGCTTCCTGATCCACAAATCGATGAAAGAAAAATCAACGAGTGGATAATCAGGGGAAATGCTTCTTGGCAGGCAAAAGACTGGGAGAAATGTAGAAGATTTAATACCAAGACTCTACTCTGTGTTTCGAGAAGCGAGAATGAATATCCAAAAAATTTTCGTCTGTTGTACAATCAAAGATGGTCGGCAAATATTATGCTTGGCCGATACACCGAAGCGCTTCAAGATGCAGAATGGATATGCCGTAACAGCGGCCCTTCCGAAAGCAATGGAATCCAGTTCAAAATTCAGTCTCTTTTATCTGTCGGAAGATACAAGGACGCATTTCGTTTCTTTCAGATCTCATGTGCTTCCCTGAAAGAAAAGGAGCAGATCTTTACTCGAACTTACAGAAAATGGAGTTTAAAGTATGCATACGGTCATGAATTTGTACCGGATGGGGGTTTCATTGGGCCAGTGGAGATCAGAATGACAAGCAATGGAAGCGGCAGGGGTTTATTTGCAACAGAGGATGTTCAGACAGGTGAGACATTGTTGCTAAGCGAGCCTTTGGCAGTCTCTCGCAAGGCTTTGCAGGATCCCATTCGAAATGGCCTgattcaaaatgtgaaaaatgcgcTGGTCTCAAATGGAGAAAAGACTCTGCAAATCTTTCTTTCCCATGGTAGCTGCAAGCAGATTCCGAATATGCTGGATTTCTTCCAAGAGAAGAGTCCGAAACCCTCAGAGAAGCTTCGTGAAAAATTAGCTGGGAAGGACGATGAAATTCGTCAAATAATAGAACGCATTGCGTTGGATGACAGGTCTCTTGATTTGATGACAGAAAAACAAGAGGATTCGGCGATGTGGAACCTTGTTCCAGAAAGACTGTATTATGGGGTATGGCTGCTTCCCTCCTTCATCAACCATTCCTGTGTGCCTAACGCTGCAAGAAAGACCGACAAAGAAATCATGTCGATCCATGCAACCAAGCGCATTCAAAAGGGGGAAGAGATCACCATTCCCTATTTTGAGGTTTTAGTCCCATTTCCTTATCGGCAAAAGTACTGCAAAGCCTTCGGCTTCGACTGTATCTGCAAGCGATGCGAGTTGGAGAAAAGATTTCTGGATTTTGAGTCGAAAGGATGCAAATCCAAGATAATTTATGACAACTACAGCAATGCGTGCAAATCCAAGATCCAAGACCGGCCTATTCAATTGGAGAAGCTTGTTAATCAAGTGGAAAAATATTTGTGTGTTTTGAGGCAGAGACAGAGCATTGAGCTGGGTGAAAATGGTGAAGCCTGGATTCGTTCCTCTTTCATGGCTACCTATTTGGCCCGTATTTCTTGCAGAAGAAAGAGAGTTGCAGTAAAGGCACCATCAAAAACAGAGGAGGAAACTTTATTTACAGTGGCACGGGCCATACGTGAAACTTGCCCTGGGGATGTTGATTATCTCACATTTTGCGAATCTCTCCGCTTCATATATTCAAATAAGCGCTTGTACACTGAATCGCGTTCGTCTATGGAGACGAAAATGGCACTTGTGGAATGTTCAGAATCTGCTGGCGAGCTCATGAAGGAGGCATTTCTTTCTGTATTTGCACAACAGTTGGAAGATTATGAAGGGCCTGATGGGACAGTCGTTGATGATAATTCCTAG
- the LOC131054266 gene encoding uncharacterized protein LOC131054266, translated as MAVTHADLAISRRGTALGSKLPTCVFLLCALLGLLAFVFGFVAEITRTEIIWIELEDRGMKCMYSNDGWSPLVSALSSILSLGMAVGVGQAYLWLVLCTANENDQFRLLTAWTEFDSRNYILLRWLAAGSFLISWICFGFAAVLLAVGIVVEAGHIERWGVPRDDCRAVREGVFAAAGVLGLVSSSMGVAFYICAVQTERSLQEEARIRTEVLEATADYTPAFPEQSMEELPQSQPK; from the exons ATGGCGGTAACTCATGCCGATTTAGCCATTAGCCGGAGAGGCACAGCTCTCGGGAGCAAATTGCCCACATGCGTCTTCCTTCTCTGTGCATTATTAGGCCTCCTGGCATTTGTATTTGGCTTTGTTGCAGAGATCACCAGAACAGAG ATAATATGGATTGAGCTTGAGGATAGAGGAATGAAGTGCATGTACAGTAATGATGGGTGGTCTCCTCTGGTGTCTGCTTTGAGTTCAATTCTGTCTCTGGGGATGGCTGTGGGCGTTGGCCAAGCCTATCTGTGGCTGGTCCTCTGCACTGCTAATGAAAATGATCAGTTTCGCCTTTTGACAGCTTGGACAGAATTTGATTCCAGGAATTACATATTGCTCCGGTGGCTCGCTGCTGGCTCCTTCTTGATTTCTTG GATATGTTTTGGATTTGCGGCTGTGCTTCTGGCCGTGGGTATTGTGGTGGAAGCAGGGCATATAGAAAGATGGGGTGTGCCTAGAGATGATTGTAGAGCGGTGAGAGAAGGGGTCTTTGCAGCAGCAGGAGTGCTTGGATTGGTTTCATCTTCAATGGGCGTTGCATTCTATATCTGTGCAGTGCAGACCGAAAGATCACTGCAGGAAGAAGCAAGAATACGCACAGAGGTCCTGGAGGCCACTGCGGACTACACCCCTGCTTTCCCTGAACAATCCATGGAAGAACTTCCTCAATCCCAACCCAAGTGA